One region of Natronorubrum aibiense genomic DNA includes:
- a CDS encoding glycosyltransferase family protein, whose translation MEYVQERIATLHDFGESGDPSASPAADAVAETTVVVPMAGREHGSPAAERVLSELETLEPAPAAVIVPVRADADRIGPFREWLESFALPTAVLWCNAPAVEELLTSVGLANGFGKGQDVWLALGPAAAAGESVVVHDADAWSYEAAHVTRLLAPLTMGYAFSKGYYARVEDGRLYGRLFRLFYAPLIRALEDTHDAPIVDYLAAFRYALAGEFAATADLARTLRAPRAWGLEVGTLGDAFDAAGFENSAQVDLGCHEHDHRAVAGETGLEGMSREVAGELLRVVEERGVDLEYAALRDRYLAAGDRLIDQYRADATVNGLAYDPAAERDQLTRYADSIAPPGPDRRLPRWCDAPFEPIDVLEAARPWADGRDHRARLDQFDAGAQD comes from the coding sequence ATGGAGTACGTACAGGAGCGCATCGCAACGCTCCACGACTTCGGCGAGTCGGGCGACCCGTCGGCCAGTCCCGCCGCCGATGCGGTCGCCGAGACGACCGTCGTCGTCCCGATGGCCGGCCGCGAACACGGGAGTCCCGCCGCCGAACGCGTGCTCTCGGAACTCGAGACCCTCGAACCTGCCCCTGCAGCTGTCATCGTACCGGTCCGTGCCGACGCCGACCGAATCGGCCCGTTTCGGGAGTGGCTCGAGTCGTTTGCCCTGCCGACGGCTGTCCTCTGGTGTAACGCCCCTGCAGTCGAGGAACTCCTCACCAGTGTCGGACTGGCGAACGGCTTCGGGAAGGGCCAAGACGTCTGGCTCGCGCTCGGTCCCGCCGCCGCGGCCGGCGAGTCCGTCGTCGTCCACGACGCCGACGCTTGGAGTTACGAGGCCGCCCACGTCACTCGGCTGCTCGCGCCGCTGACGATGGGATATGCGTTTTCGAAAGGCTACTACGCCCGCGTGGAAGATGGCCGCCTCTACGGCCGGCTCTTTCGGCTGTTCTACGCGCCGCTCATCCGGGCACTCGAGGACACTCACGACGCGCCGATCGTCGACTACCTCGCCGCATTCCGGTACGCGCTGGCCGGCGAGTTCGCCGCCACCGCGGACCTTGCCCGAACGCTTCGCGCCCCGCGTGCGTGGGGGCTCGAGGTCGGCACGCTCGGCGACGCGTTCGACGCTGCCGGTTTCGAGAACTCCGCACAGGTCGATCTCGGCTGTCACGAACACGACCACCGTGCGGTCGCCGGCGAGACCGGCCTCGAGGGGATGAGCCGAGAAGTCGCCGGGGAACTGCTGCGTGTCGTCGAGGAACGGGGCGTCGACCTCGAGTACGCGGCGCTCAGAGATCGGTATCTGGCGGCCGGCGATCGGCTGATCGACCAGTATCGCGCCGATGCGACGGTCAACGGGCTCGCGTACGATCCGGCGGCCGAACGGGACCAGCTCACCCGCTACGCAGACTCGATCGCACCACCCGGACCTGACAGACGGCTGCCACGATGGTGCGACGCGCCGTTCGAACCGATCGACGTCCTCGAGGCCGCCCGACCGTGGGCGGACGGACGCGACCACCGGGCCCGGCTGGATCAGTTCGATGCCGGCGCACAAGACTAA
- a CDS encoding DUF502 domain-containing protein, whose protein sequence is MSSFKGDFGRGLIVIGPILVTLFLLYALYSFLASVTPGLVLNADTLEFVLPGLGEYTRERIAGFLRVITFLGFVALSMYGIGQLTETTIGELLEAVVDYAANRVPGIRVVYNASKTATETTLGSGGTLQTPVKLETWEGLRMTAFKTGRTTQDGRVTLFLPTSPNITTGFVLEVAPEDVTELDETVEEALTRVVSAGFGDADRAEADLEEASLSVVGELQPNRKQ, encoded by the coding sequence ATGAGTTCGTTCAAGGGGGATTTCGGGCGTGGGCTCATCGTTATCGGCCCGATTCTCGTGACGCTGTTTCTCCTGTATGCGCTCTACTCGTTTCTTGCGAGTGTCACGCCGGGACTCGTCCTCAACGCCGACACGCTCGAGTTCGTGTTGCCCGGCCTCGGAGAGTATACACGCGAGCGGATCGCCGGCTTTCTCCGCGTGATTACGTTTCTGGGATTCGTCGCGCTCTCGATGTACGGGATCGGCCAGTTGACGGAGACCACCATCGGTGAACTCCTCGAGGCCGTCGTCGACTACGCGGCCAACCGCGTCCCCGGTATTCGGGTGGTCTACAACGCGTCGAAAACCGCTACCGAGACCACGCTCGGTTCCGGGGGGACCCTCCAGACGCCGGTCAAACTCGAGACGTGGGAGGGGCTTCGCATGACGGCGTTCAAAACCGGTCGGACGACACAGGACGGCCGGGTCACGCTGTTTTTGCCGACATCGCCGAACATCACCACGGGATTCGTCCTCGAGGTCGCCCCCGAGGACGTGACCGAACTCGACGAAACCGTCGAGGAAGCGCTCACGCGCGTCGTCAGCGCCGGCTTCGGCGATGCAGACCGCGCGGAAGCAGACCTCGAGGAGGCGTCGCTTTCGGTCGTCGGCGAACTACAGCCAAACCGCAAGCAGTGA
- a CDS encoding metal-dependent hydrolase codes for MIDVPDVLTHVLAGYVIGTLLSIRYDGVGPAHVTLVMIGALSPDFAKIQLFVPDEFVAAVVGVPFSWSPLHTLVGTVIVACLGALLVAPDGRLQALALIAIGALSHHVLDLLLMTPTGESYGVFWPLLEYRLPAGSLYLSSDRWPALVAGLAALVVWAVARHRRERDGDGHALE; via the coding sequence GTGATCGACGTGCCTGACGTACTCACGCACGTTCTCGCCGGCTACGTCATCGGCACGCTCCTCTCGATTCGGTACGATGGAGTGGGGCCAGCGCACGTGACGCTGGTGATGATCGGTGCACTTTCGCCGGATTTCGCCAAGATACAGCTGTTCGTTCCCGATGAGTTCGTCGCTGCAGTCGTTGGCGTGCCCTTCTCGTGGTCGCCGCTGCACACCTTGGTCGGCACCGTCATCGTCGCGTGCCTCGGTGCACTCCTGGTTGCACCCGATGGCCGATTGCAGGCGCTCGCACTGATCGCGATCGGGGCCCTGTCACACCACGTGCTCGATCTGCTGCTCATGACACCGACCGGGGAATCCTACGGCGTCTTCTGGCCGCTGCTCGAGTATCGGTTACCGGCCGGCAGTCTCTATCTAAGCAGCGACCGCTGGCCGGCGCTGGTGGCCGGACTCGCCGCGCTGGTCGTGTGGGCGGTCGCCAGACACCGCCGTGAGAGAGACGGGGATGGACACGCGCTCGAGTAA
- a CDS encoding TRAM domain-containing protein — translation MEISEKLLCLFSTEVSAEEDRYVIEVPRQEVETGDIDPEEVYRVALISRGESTESETTTAQPQSAPSEPQPPVDVGETRYVEIEDIGKQGDGIARVERGYVIIVPGADVGERVKVEVTEVKSNFAVGEIIEETF, via the coding sequence GTGGAAATATCTGAAAAACTCCTGTGTCTGTTCAGTACGGAGGTCTCGGCAGAGGAGGACCGATACGTCATCGAAGTACCACGCCAAGAAGTCGAAACTGGGGATATCGACCCGGAGGAAGTCTACCGCGTCGCACTCATCTCCCGTGGCGAGTCAACCGAAAGCGAAACAACGACGGCACAGCCACAGAGCGCGCCGTCTGAACCACAGCCACCGGTTGACGTTGGCGAAACGCGCTACGTCGAAATCGAAGACATCGGCAAACAGGGCGACGGGATCGCCCGCGTCGAACGCGGGTACGTCATCATCGTCCCCGGTGCCGACGTCGGCGAACGCGTCAAAGTCGAAGTCACCGAAGTCAAATCGAATTTCGCCGTCGGCGAAATCATCGAAGAGACGTTTTAA
- a CDS encoding DUF7109 family protein produces the protein MDATADELAGVVDLFGGLTRPELERALSEAAFRADGQSVDESALETAIDDALESFALVRYERPGDDPLLVAGPTAFPSVPAHAEDVPHILDIDPREVDRDALGRTARETFVERLEAAIDAGDDDRIESLLDVSYDLEAWAPLDLAAERKRLEAAVA, from the coding sequence ATGGACGCGACCGCCGACGAACTGGCAGGCGTGGTCGACCTCTTCGGCGGATTGACACGGCCCGAACTCGAGCGAGCACTCTCCGAAGCCGCGTTTCGGGCCGACGGCCAGTCCGTGGACGAGTCGGCCCTCGAGACGGCGATCGACGACGCGCTCGAGTCGTTCGCCCTTGTTCGATACGAGCGACCGGGCGACGACCCGCTGCTGGTCGCCGGCCCGACGGCGTTCCCGTCGGTCCCGGCCCACGCGGAGGACGTCCCGCACATCCTCGATATCGACCCGCGCGAGGTGGATCGTGACGCCCTCGGCCGAACGGCTCGCGAGACGTTCGTCGAGCGCCTCGAGGCGGCGATCGATGCCGGCGACGACGACCGCATCGAGTCCCTGCTCGACGTCAGCTACGACCTCGAGGCGTGGGCGCCGCTCGATCTCGCGGCCGAGCGAAAGCGACTGGAGGCGGCGGTAGCGTGA
- a CDS encoding metal-dependent hydrolase, with amino-acid sequence MWPIGHVAVAYLCYTVATRARFDAPPAHVPALVLVLGSQFSDLVDKPLAWYLAVLPTGRTLAHSLFVLIPLTTAIIVLASRYDRREYGIAFSIGALSHVLVDVTPALWGVRESATHLLWPAIPVEEYEQGPPTILALLQDSLGQPFFLSEFVFAAVALVLWRRHDYPGLEPIRAAAGRVWPTPS; translated from the coding sequence ATGTGGCCAATCGGACACGTCGCCGTCGCCTATCTCTGTTACACGGTCGCGACTCGAGCCCGATTCGACGCGCCGCCGGCACACGTTCCCGCGCTGGTGCTCGTACTCGGGAGTCAGTTCTCGGATCTCGTGGACAAACCGTTGGCGTGGTATCTAGCCGTGCTCCCGACGGGACGGACGCTCGCTCACTCGCTGTTCGTCCTGATTCCGCTTACAACGGCGATTATCGTGCTCGCCAGCCGGTACGACCGCCGGGAGTACGGCATCGCCTTCTCGATCGGCGCACTTTCACACGTTCTCGTCGATGTCACACCGGCGCTGTGGGGGGTTCGAGAGAGCGCCACGCATCTCCTCTGGCCGGCGATTCCCGTCGAAGAGTACGAACAGGGCCCACCCACCATCCTCGCGCTCTTGCAGGACTCGCTGGGCCAGCCATTTTTTCTCTCGGAGTTCGTCTTCGCCGCCGTTGCGCTCGTCCTGTGGCGTCGCCACGACTACCCCGGCCTCGAGCCGATTCGAGCCGCGGCCGGACGCGTGTGGCCAACGCCGAGCTAA
- a CDS encoding NAD(P)/FAD-dependent oxidoreductase yields the protein MTAPDEPTLAVGADAFTDDGAGLEVAVVGAGAIGATTAYDLAREGADVTLYDRGSVASGSSERAAGVCYDAFADPLNAELGSDAIERFRALSGDETFPFVECPYVWLAREGDTERADAIRDQIERMQANGTIALEADADALAERFPALRTDDVAVAGIAGAAGYTDPARYTACLAAAANGAGATLEPNTPVEVRADPSHVVLEDGTKREVDAVVVAAGAHTTQLLADAGVSIPMKPYRVQALVASADVDEPMCYDASDGFYLRPHPDGVLAGDGTELVEADPDAYDREADPEFVDETLERVRHRVPDADLSLERAWAGLCTATPDRDPLVGELRSGLYVATGFQGHGVMRAPAIGERLAADVLGGEGIDAFDPTRFDGDEAFEIVDGMSIAKH from the coding sequence ATGACCGCTCCCGACGAGCCGACGCTTGCCGTCGGCGCGGACGCGTTTACCGACGACGGGGCTGGCCTCGAGGTCGCCGTCGTCGGTGCGGGTGCGATCGGCGCGACGACGGCCTACGACCTCGCCCGCGAGGGGGCGGACGTGACGCTGTACGACCGCGGATCGGTCGCAAGCGGTTCGAGCGAGCGGGCTGCGGGCGTCTGCTACGACGCCTTCGCAGACCCGCTCAATGCCGAACTCGGCAGCGATGCGATCGAACGGTTTCGGGCCCTCTCGGGCGACGAGACGTTCCCGTTCGTCGAGTGTCCCTACGTCTGGCTCGCCCGCGAGGGCGACACGGAACGCGCCGACGCGATTCGCGACCAGATCGAGCGCATGCAAGCAAACGGGACGATCGCACTCGAGGCCGACGCCGACGCGCTCGCGGAACGCTTCCCCGCGTTGCGAACCGACGACGTCGCCGTCGCGGGCATCGCTGGCGCGGCGGGGTACACCGATCCCGCCAGATACACGGCCTGTCTTGCCGCGGCCGCGAACGGGGCTGGCGCGACGCTCGAGCCGAACACGCCCGTCGAGGTCCGAGCCGATCCCTCGCACGTCGTCCTCGAGGATGGCACCAAACGCGAGGTCGACGCGGTGGTCGTCGCCGCCGGCGCACACACGACGCAACTGCTCGCCGACGCCGGCGTTTCCATCCCGATGAAACCGTACCGAGTGCAGGCGCTCGTCGCGAGCGCCGACGTCGACGAACCGATGTGTTACGACGCGAGCGACGGATTCTACCTGCGCCCACATCCCGATGGAGTGCTCGCGGGCGACGGGACGGAACTCGTCGAAGCCGATCCCGACGCGTACGACCGCGAGGCCGACCCCGAGTTCGTCGACGAGACACTCGAGCGGGTTCGCCATCGCGTCCCCGACGCCGACCTCTCGCTCGAGCGGGCGTGGGCCGGGCTTTGTACGGCCACGCCGGACCGGGACCCGCTGGTCGGCGAGTTACGATCGGGGCTGTACGTCGCGACTGGCTTCCAGGGTCACGGCGTCATGCGCGCGCCAGCGATCGGCGAGCGGCTCGCGGCGGATGTCCTCGGCGGGGAAGGAATCGATGCGTTCGATCCGACCCGTTTCGACGGGGACGAAGCGTTCGAGATCGTCGACGGGATGTCGATTGCGAAGCACTGA
- a CDS encoding radical SAM protein, with amino-acid sequence MTAPETLSVTIVDGYVDEPAHFGVPPYISTYPRYTAGALVDAGVPREQITYHTIDRLRDQPNQWRDVDEADLLIYLGGMTVPGKYVGGTPAEPDEVRKLAWTATGTSLMGGPVKFGVGDENAGATETERQDLDFDFVAKGDVEAAVYDLVDSGLEDFSNRMRDVEEVSRWAQEGAFIVDQHPNHPDHLIAELETSRGCAYRCSFCTEPLYGNPDFRPPPSVVGEVDALSNHGVKHFRIGRQADILAYGGDGEAPNPDALRQLYSGIREVAPDLETLHLDNMNPITIVNWPEQSREGIRIIAEYNTPGDTAAFGLESADPIVQEENNLNVSAEECFEAVRIVNEEGGWRPGEDPADAPTFGDEAPRRLPKLLPGINLLHGLKGEREQTYERNLEFLQRVYDEGYMLRRVNIRQVMSFAGTDMSDTGAEIANEHKKLFKRYKRQVREEIDNPMLERVAPPGTVLPDVHLEYHQDGTTFGRQLGTYPLLVGVPGERDLGRTTDIAVVDHGYRSVTGVPYPLDLNDASMDELTAIPGIGDRTAGDIVINRPYDSVADADLETEFDLAQFMTTRSVEHAD; translated from the coding sequence ATGACTGCCCCCGAGACGCTGTCGGTGACGATCGTCGACGGCTACGTCGACGAGCCCGCTCACTTCGGGGTGCCGCCGTACATCTCGACGTACCCGCGGTATACGGCCGGAGCGCTCGTCGACGCGGGTGTTCCCCGCGAGCAAATCACGTATCATACGATCGATCGGCTTCGGGACCAGCCCAATCAGTGGCGTGACGTCGACGAGGCCGACCTGCTGATCTATCTCGGCGGGATGACCGTGCCCGGCAAGTACGTCGGCGGCACGCCCGCCGAACCCGACGAAGTGAGAAAACTCGCCTGGACCGCGACCGGGACGAGCCTGATGGGTGGCCCTGTCAAGTTCGGTGTTGGCGACGAAAACGCCGGCGCGACGGAGACCGAACGCCAGGATCTGGACTTCGATTTCGTCGCCAAAGGCGACGTCGAGGCCGCCGTCTACGACCTCGTCGACAGCGGCCTCGAGGACTTTTCGAATCGGATGCGCGACGTCGAGGAAGTCTCCCGGTGGGCCCAGGAGGGTGCGTTCATCGTCGACCAACATCCCAACCACCCCGACCACCTCATCGCCGAACTCGAGACCTCGCGGGGCTGTGCGTATCGCTGTTCGTTTTGTACGGAACCGCTCTACGGCAATCCCGACTTCCGCCCGCCGCCGTCGGTCGTCGGCGAAGTCGACGCTCTCTCCAATCACGGCGTGAAACACTTCCGGATCGGGCGGCAGGCCGACATCCTCGCGTACGGCGGCGACGGCGAGGCACCGAACCCAGACGCCCTGCGCCAACTCTACAGCGGTATCCGCGAGGTCGCGCCCGACCTCGAGACGCTGCATCTGGACAACATGAACCCGATCACGATCGTCAACTGGCCCGAACAGAGCCGGGAGGGGATTCGAATAATCGCCGAGTACAACACACCCGGCGACACGGCCGCGTTCGGCCTCGAGTCCGCCGATCCGATCGTGCAGGAGGAGAACAACCTGAACGTCAGCGCCGAGGAGTGTTTCGAGGCCGTGCGGATCGTCAACGAGGAGGGTGGTTGGAGACCCGGAGAAGATCCCGCCGACGCACCAACCTTCGGCGACGAGGCGCCACGGCGGCTTCCCAAGTTGCTCCCCGGCATCAACCTCCTTCACGGCCTCAAAGGCGAACGCGAGCAGACCTACGAGCGCAACCTCGAGTTCCTCCAGCGGGTCTACGACGAGGGCTACATGCTTCGCCGGGTCAACATCCGGCAGGTGATGTCCTTCGCCGGCACCGACATGTCCGATACGGGTGCCGAGATCGCCAACGAACACAAGAAACTGTTCAAACGCTACAAACGACAGGTTCGCGAGGAGATCGACAATCCGATGCTCGAGCGCGTCGCTCCGCCGGGAACCGTGCTTCCGGACGTCCACCTCGAGTACCATCAGGACGGGACGACGTTCGGCCGCCAACTCGGCACCTATCCCCTGTTGGTCGGGGTGCCGGGAGAACGCGATCTCGGGCGGACGACCGACATCGCCGTCGTCGACCACGGCTATCGCTCCGTCACTGGCGTGCCGTACCCGCTCGACCTCAACGACGCCTCGATGGACGAACTCACCGCGATCCCCGGAATCGGCGACCGGACCGCGGGCGACATCGTCATCAACCGCCCCTACGACTCCGTCGCCGACGCCGACCTCGAGACCGAGTTCGACCTCGCGCAGTTCATGACGACGCGGTCGGTCGAACACGCCGACTGA
- a CDS encoding HVO_0649 family zinc finger protein has protein sequence MPTTFERIRQRYESTDKRCPDCGYVDEEGNWESRTDGQQIIYRHVCPSCDASREHTFTLK, from the coding sequence ATGCCAACAACGTTCGAACGAATCCGACAGCGGTACGAAAGTACCGACAAGCGGTGTCCGGACTGTGGGTACGTCGACGAGGAGGGGAACTGGGAAAGCCGAACGGACGGCCAGCAGATCATCTACCGTCACGTCTGTCCCAGTTGCGATGCGAGCCGCGAGCACACCTTTACTCTCAAGTGA
- a CDS encoding AI-2E family transporter → MDRAESPLRTVPATRERLGWWVFGAALLAVLALVVNQYLPWLVFGLFIYYIARPITRRLEQRIASPTLVAAMTLLLIVVPIVAALVAILLVALGQLVTTVADLPVDRIIAQLPVQLAELPDTPAEVYDTTVLLIQEPSVQTLLGSVGAAVGTIAAVLFNVFISLLIAFFLLISDRDLTTWFEANVFGEKSLASTYLSAVDRGLSSIYFGYTVTIFAVIILSAIIYAVVNLVAPAGLAIPSAVLLAVVTGLFTLVPLVGRSIVYLCIAAILAAQAVTIDPQLLWVPLVFLAVMIVAFDNLVRTYIRPYLSGRLLNTGLVMFAYLFGPPLFGWSGIFLGPFLMVFIVTFVRLILPVLATPERERAAIEPEHTLDEFIEGVPDRVEGPSPGPDRTDVGSD, encoded by the coding sequence ATGGACAGAGCTGAGTCGCCGCTGCGAACCGTTCCGGCAACGCGCGAACGTCTCGGGTGGTGGGTTTTCGGGGCCGCACTGCTGGCCGTGCTCGCACTCGTCGTCAACCAGTATCTCCCGTGGCTCGTGTTCGGGTTGTTCATTTACTACATTGCGCGGCCGATCACGCGGCGACTCGAGCAGCGAATCGCCTCGCCGACGCTCGTCGCGGCGATGACGCTGCTGCTGATCGTCGTCCCGATCGTCGCAGCGCTCGTCGCGATATTGCTCGTCGCGCTCGGGCAACTGGTGACGACGGTCGCGGACCTCCCGGTTGACAGGATCATCGCACAGTTGCCGGTCCAACTCGCGGAGCTTCCGGATACGCCCGCGGAGGTCTACGACACGACGGTGCTGCTGATCCAGGAGCCGTCGGTTCAAACCCTGCTCGGCTCCGTCGGCGCGGCGGTCGGCACGATTGCCGCAGTGTTGTTCAACGTGTTCATCTCGCTGCTGATCGCCTTTTTCCTGCTGATCAGCGACCGCGACCTCACCACCTGGTTCGAAGCGAACGTCTTCGGCGAGAAGAGTTTGGCGAGCACGTACCTTTCAGCCGTCGACCGCGGGCTCAGTTCGATCTACTTCGGCTACACTGTGACGATTTTCGCGGTTATCATCCTCTCGGCGATCATCTACGCGGTGGTTAATCTCGTTGCACCCGCTGGACTGGCGATCCCGTCGGCAGTATTGCTCGCCGTCGTCACCGGCCTCTTTACCCTCGTCCCGCTCGTTGGTCGGTCGATCGTCTACCTCTGTATCGCCGCGATTCTCGCCGCTCAGGCTGTTACGATCGATCCGCAACTGCTCTGGGTCCCGCTCGTGTTCCTCGCAGTCATGATCGTCGCATTCGATAACCTCGTCCGGACGTACATTCGGCCGTATCTCTCCGGACGACTGCTCAATACCGGGCTGGTCATGTTCGCGTACCTGTTCGGCCCGCCGCTGTTCGGCTGGTCGGGGATCTTCCTCGGTCCGTTCCTGATGGTGTTCATCGTGACGTTCGTGCGGCTGATCCTCCCGGTCCTAGCCACTCCGGAGCGCGAGCGCGCTGCCATCGAACCCGAGCACACGCTCGACGAGTTCATCGAGGGTGTCCCCGACCGAGTGGAGGGCCCTTCGCCCGGGCCGGACCGAACCGATGTTGGATCGGACTGA
- a CDS encoding DUF7559 family protein, which translates to MPLTEEFVCTAEDCFLDLFENHYTYDVPEDLEVTDLSCPVCGGTDCLEKVSL; encoded by the coding sequence ATGCCACTGACCGAAGAGTTCGTCTGTACTGCTGAGGACTGTTTTCTCGATCTGTTCGAAAACCACTACACGTACGACGTTCCCGAGGACCTCGAGGTGACGGATCTCTCCTGTCCCGTCTGTGGTGGGACCGACTGTCTCGAGAAAGTGTCGCTGTGA
- a CDS encoding Hsp20/alpha crystallin family protein, protein MSLSDLRKSVSNALYRHVGRAHSQVQNHRSLPVDILENDTTYQVVFDAPGAEPDDVQVRYLEGTVKIRIERFRQFRERYEMRFPGRGMELDGEADLPTDAVVDPDAGTATLTETGTLRIDIPKDSAVENGDSDAETDTDSTTGTDQLAIDE, encoded by the coding sequence GTGAGCCTCAGTGATCTCCGCAAGTCGGTCAGCAACGCCCTCTACCGCCACGTTGGCCGTGCTCACAGCCAGGTTCAGAACCATCGCTCCCTTCCCGTCGACATCTTAGAGAACGACACGACGTATCAGGTCGTCTTCGACGCCCCCGGTGCCGAACCCGACGACGTCCAGGTTCGGTACCTCGAGGGGACTGTCAAAATCCGGATCGAGCGGTTCCGCCAGTTCCGCGAACGCTACGAGATGCGATTTCCCGGTCGCGGGATGGAACTCGACGGCGAAGCCGACCTCCCCACCGACGCGGTCGTCGATCCGGACGCGGGAACGGCGACGTTGACCGAGACCGGAACGCTGCGGATCGACATTCCGAAAGATTCCGCCGTCGAGAATGGAGACTCCGACGCCGAGACGGACACCGACTCCACGACTGGAACGGACCAGCTAGCCATCGACGAGTAA
- a CDS encoding ZIP family metal transporter — protein sequence MVSVVELFVQIAGDNPVMQGLVGGIVIAMLNLLGASLVLVWRNPSERALDGALGFAAGVMLAAAFTSLIIPGIEQYSGGNPIPTLVGIVLGVLFLDRADILVPHAHYLLTGNRRPDEADPSTSLPLDNERLTPVILFILAITLHNMPEGLAVGVGFGSGDVENAIPLMLAIGIQNIPEGLAVSVAAINAGLDRRFYAVFAGLRSGIVEIPLAVLGALAVSAVEPLLPYAMGFAAGAMLFVISDEIIPETHTRGYERIATLGVMAGVVVMLYLDISLG from the coding sequence ATGGTCTCGGTAGTCGAGTTGTTCGTTCAGATCGCCGGCGACAATCCAGTTATGCAGGGACTCGTCGGCGGTATCGTAATCGCGATGTTAAATCTGCTCGGCGCGTCGCTGGTGCTCGTCTGGCGAAATCCCTCGGAGCGAGCGCTCGACGGTGCGCTCGGATTCGCGGCCGGCGTGATGCTCGCTGCGGCTTTCACGAGTCTGATCATCCCCGGAATTGAGCAGTACTCCGGCGGCAATCCGATCCCGACGCTGGTGGGAATCGTGCTCGGTGTTCTCTTTCTCGATCGAGCCGACATCCTCGTGCCACACGCCCACTACTTACTGACCGGGAACAGACGGCCGGACGAGGCCGACCCGAGCACATCGCTTCCCCTCGATAACGAGCGGCTGACGCCCGTTATCCTATTTATTTTGGCGATCACGCTCCACAACATGCCCGAGGGATTAGCCGTGGGTGTCGGCTTCGGCTCCGGCGACGTCGAGAACGCGATTCCGCTCATGCTCGCGATCGGCATCCAGAACATCCCGGAAGGGCTCGCCGTCTCGGTGGCTGCGATCAACGCCGGCCTCGATCGCCGCTTCTACGCGGTTTTCGCCGGCCTTCGATCGGGCATCGTCGAAATTCCTCTCGCAGTACTGGGTGCACTGGCGGTGAGCGCCGTCGAGCCGTTGTTGCCGTACGCGATGGGATTTGCCGCGGGAGCGATGCTCTTCGTCATCTCCGACGAGATCATTCCGGAAACCCACACCCGCGGATACGAGCGCATCGCGACGCTCGGGGTCATGGCTGGCGTGGTCGTAATGTTGTATCTCGATATCAGTCTCGGGTGA
- a CDS encoding NUDIX hydrolase, whose amino-acid sequence MPQTTMILEPVAAHEPVEIDDQEYDAAVLAPIIERDGEDHLLFTRRADHLGEHPGQMSFPGGGAEPVDDTILETALREAHEEIGLEPHEAEVVGQLDDIRTITEYAVTPFVARVPDREYERDDSEVAEIVVLPLSDLLDPANYEYERRDHPYYGDIVIHYFHVDGYTVWGATGRILVQLLELTTSFEPPERVNRSQY is encoded by the coding sequence ATGCCACAGACGACGATGATTCTCGAGCCGGTTGCGGCCCACGAGCCGGTCGAGATCGACGATCAGGAATACGACGCGGCCGTGCTCGCCCCGATCATCGAGCGCGACGGCGAGGACCACCTGCTGTTTACCCGTCGCGCCGACCATCTCGGGGAACATCCCGGACAGATGAGTTTCCCCGGCGGCGGTGCCGAGCCGGTCGACGACACGATCCTCGAGACCGCGCTGCGGGAGGCACACGAAGAGATCGGCCTCGAGCCCCACGAAGCCGAGGTCGTCGGGCAACTCGACGACATTCGGACGATCACGGAGTACGCCGTCACGCCGTTCGTTGCCCGCGTCCCCGATCGGGAGTACGAGCGCGACGACTCCGAAGTCGCAGAGATCGTCGTCCTTCCGCTGTCGGACCTGCTCGATCCAGCCAACTACGAGTACGAACGCCGGGACCACCCCTACTACGGCGACATCGTCATCCACTACTTCCACGTCGACGGCTACACCGTCTGGGGCGCAACTGGTCGCATCCTCGTCCAGCTGCTCGAGTTAACGACGTCGTTCGAGCCTCCCGAGAGGGTCAATCGCTCCCAGTACTAG
- a CDS encoding HVO_0758 family zinc finger protein, translating into MKSVRKALREGDLEKDTYDRLVCAECGKPLKTENDPDQIKTVRICPDCDAEWKEIR; encoded by the coding sequence ATGAAATCTGTCCGGAAGGCACTCCGCGAAGGCGATCTCGAGAAAGACACGTACGACCGACTCGTCTGTGCCGAGTGTGGAAAGCCGTTGAAGACCGAGAACGACCCGGACCAGATCAAGACCGTACGCATCTGCCCGGACTGTGACGCCGAGTGGAAAGAAATCCGATAA